The following are from one region of the Bos mutus isolate GX-2022 chromosome 18, NWIPB_WYAK_1.1, whole genome shotgun sequence genome:
- the SLC6A16 gene encoding orphan sodium- and chloride-dependent neurotransmitter transporter NTT5 gives MRSTHKIKSSLAKVGAAPESLPEITTDAQASGTSLAKVSSAESSPGSHALEDKGTATWSLTAWVSEVQAFEARAVRAQAWETQAFEAQSRASHPKATPVTEAEAAPVLKQRLLAEKVQVPEKEKSEVLITRPFWSNKAEYLLAQMGYTMRPASLWSFCYLWLHSGGGIFLIIYIFLLFLIGIPLLFLEMAAGQRMRQGNIGVWKVISPWIGGVGYTSFMVCFINGLFLNVVTAWILFYLSQSFQYPVPWEKCPLLENASGFDPECARTTPTLYFWYRMTLKASDSIEDDGPPVFSLCLPLFLSVCLLGVFMLNGLKWTGKVMCVLVSSSGLIMLCFVVRSIMLEGAVFGLHYMTIVKISAIYNVNVWRGAGNQVLCSLGLGFGSIISIASHIQSSSSCLNDAVIVALANLISMMLVTPFIFSVLGFWATQLTHRCNEKNTETLLNLVNMGILPPEAQPPQNLIGNPTSIFTSWFNSLSNPIKKEVLSHVPECNLEEQFLKIKESTNFAFLAFVEAMSFIPGSVFWSFLFFLMLLNLEMSTMIGIMDSIITSLQDIFISVQKYTKLFTVVVLMIMFLCGLFFTRPSGSYYIRLLTDYWTILPIIIVIIFENLAVKWAREASSFFADMANLWGHPMYSIIRWLWSYLIPVVLLALSVTTVFQLSLKNITYLAWDSSTSKEIVRQYPSWGLFTLFALLLIVILPIPIYFVYCFTHGIPFNSTSWDKPVISSKSLPLSFQLTPIKEVENEEILQGDIEIADQPVV, from the exons GTCTACTCACAAAATCAAATCCTCCCTTGCGAAAGTTGGAGCTGCTCCTGAAAGTCTGCCTGAAATTACAACAGACGCCCAGGCTTCAGGAACATCATTGGCCAAAGTCTCATCTGCTGAAAGCTCCCCCGGAAGTCACGCTTTGGAAGACAAGGGCACGGCCACCTGGTCTCTGACAGCCTGGGTCTCCGAGGTCCAGGCTTTTGAGGCCCGGGCTGTGAGGGCTCAGGCCTGGGAGACGCAAGCTTTTGAGGCTCAGAGCAGGGCCAGCCATCCCAAGGCAACCCCTGTCACGGAGGCAGAGGCTGCCCCAGTCCTAAAACAGAGACTCTTAGCTGAGAAAGTTCAGGTGCcagagaaggagaagagtgaagtcCTCATTACTCGTCCATTCTGGTCCAACAAGGCTGAGTACCTCCTGGCCCAGATGGGCTATACCATGAGGCCGGCCAGTCTCTGGAGTTTTTGCTACCTGTGGCTTCACAGCGGAGGTG GCATTTTTCTCATCATCTacatcttcttgctgttcttgaTCGGGattcctctcctcttcctggaGATGGCAGCTGGCCAGAGGATGCGTCAGGGCAATATTGGTGTGTGGAAGGTCATCAGCCCCTGGATTGGTGGTGTAGGGTATACAAGCTTCATG GTGTGCTTCATCAACGGCTTGTTCTTGAATGTGGTCACTGCCTGGATCCTCTTCTACTtgagtcagtccttccagtatCCTGTCCCATGGGAGAAATGTCCCTTACTGGAGAACGCCAGTGGCTTTG ATCCTGAATGTGCACGGACGACACCCACCCTGTACTTCTGGTACCGGATGACTCTGAAGGCCTCAGACAGTATTGAGGATGATGGGCCACCAGTGTTCAGTCTGTGCCTGCCTTTATTCCTGTCCGTGTGTCTTCTTGGTGTTTTCATGCTTAATGGGCTCAAGTGGACTGGGAAG GTAATGTGCGTCTTGGTATCAAGCAGCGGTCTCATAATGCTCTGTTTTGTCGTGCGGAGTATAATGCTAGAAGGGGCAGTATTTGGCCTTCACTATATGACAATTGTCAAG ATATCAGCTATATACAATGTGAACGTATGGCGCGGAGCAGGGAACCAAGTCTTGTGTTCCTTGGGCCTCGGCTTTGGCTCCATTATCTCCATAGCCTCGCACATTCAATCATCCAGCAGCTGTCTCAATGATGCCGTTATTGTGGCTCTGGCTAACCTGATCTCCATGATGCTTGTCACACCTTTTATCTTCTCTGTCTTGGGCTTCTGGGCCACACAGCTCACGCACCGCTGCAATGAGAA GAATACTGAAACACTTTTGAATCTGGTAAACATGGGGATACTGCCTCCTGAGGCCCAGCCACCTCAAAATCTGATTGGCAACCCAACCTCCATCTTCACATCCTGGTTCAACAGCCTCTCCAACCCCATCAAGAAGGAGGTCCTCAGCCATGTGCCTGAGTGCAACTTAGAGGAGCAGTTTTTGAAG ATTAAGGAGAGCACAAACTTTGCTTTCCTGGCCTTCGTTGAAGCCATGTCTTTCATTCCTGGGTCTGTCTTCTGGTCCTTCCTGTTCTTCCTAATGTTGCTGAATCTGGAGATGTCCACCATGATAGGGATCATGGACAGCATCATTACCTCTCTCCAAGACATCTTTATTTCTGTCCAGAAATATACAAAGCTGTTTACAG TGGTTGTCTTAATGATCATGTTCCTGTGTGGCCTCTTCTTCACTCGACCTTCAGGCAGCTACTACATCAGACTGCTGACTGACTACTGGACAATCCTCCCTATAATCATCGTCATCATATTTGAAAACTTGGCTGTGAAATGGGCCAGAGAGGCTAGCAG TTTCTTTGCAGACATGGCTAACCTGTGGGGCCATCCTATGTACTCCATCATTCGTTGGCTGTGGTCCTATCTAATTCCAGTTGTGCTGCTAGCCCTGTCTGTGACCACTGTATTTCAACTATCTCTGAAGAATATCACCTATTTGGCCTGGGACTCAAGCACT tcaaaaGAAATTGTTCGACAATACCCATCCTGGGGGCTGTTCACATTGTTCGCCCTTTTACTCATTGTCATCCTTCCCATCCCTATATACTTTGTATATTGCTTCACTCATGGGATTCCCTTCAACTCCACCAGCTGGGACAAGCCTGTGATATCCTCCAAGTCCTTACCCCTAAGTTTCCAACTGACACCCATTAAAGAGGTCGAAAACGAAGAAATCCTCCAAGGTGATATTGAAATTGCTGATCAACCTGTAGTGTGA